GGGGGATACCAGCGGATGGCCCAGTAACCCCATACTGGTCATACACGTTACACGAACCGCCCATGAGTATCTGCTCGGAATCCCTCACCTGGTTAACGCAACTAGCGTGAGCTTTGGAGGAGTTATAAACGGCCTCCTCATCAATGACCCTATTGgacttcctcttcttcttcttcttcttcctcatgtACTTACACTCCTCCATCTGTTTAAGCTGCTTGCTCTTCTGGTCTTGTTCTTTCGTATACAACTCAAGGCACTCATAAAAATCTATGGTGTTATAAGATTTCCCCAAAACGGTGTAGTGTAGCAAATCTGATATGATCGTTATGGCAGCAGATATGGTGTAGGGGCACTCGGAAAAAAcgcattttattaaataagaAAAGGACAATTGAGAAGATAAGTctataagaaaataattaaaataataaatgtctGCTTTTCTAACAAAGATGTCTCTAATCAGACAGGTGATGTTGTCCTCCCGATCacaaattataaacatttcatttgaaaaattgccATTCAGGTTgctcaaaatgaaatacatGATATCCTTATTATCGAATACGCAAAGGTATGGCATCTTCACAAAGAGCAGCACCTTAAACAGCTCAGTTATATTTCTCGAGTAGAAATGATAGAGGAATCCTTTTAAGTAAAgctcctttttcctcttcaaaaAGTTTACCACATctgttgtatttttattatatatcgTTATGGCACACCTGCTAAAGTAGCCAGATAACACCTCATTCAGttggtttttcttcaaaacgaAACTCCAGAAGAGCTTCATCAACTTGTCGTTATAGACAAGCGAATCTGTGATTAGCTTATTCTCTGCATTTATTATTTGGTGGCACTTGTAGGGGAACTTATACGATCTGTCGTAGTTACCTTTATCTTCGGATTCCTCTGTGATGTacttgattattttttttaaattttcctctttcgaGAGGAAATTCACCAACTCGTAGTTCTCCGCCTTTATCTCCTGCAGCAGCCCCTCGTAGTTCAGCAGCCCCTCCAGGTCGTTCTCCTCCAGCTGCTTGCTCACGTCCAGCGGCAGGCACTCGCTCTTCAGCTTCCAGTACAGCCCGTTCTCCATCGtggggggggtggcggtgGCGATGCGGTGATGGTGAAGTGGGACGTGCTcacggggaagaaaaacctGCTGGGTGACCCCCTCGCAGTTTCAGCGGCCAACCCAGTCAGGTATAACTGCCTCGCGCAGGCACACAGTTGTAGCTGcacttaataaaaaaaaaacactgtGTAGGAATTCCCCCTGTTCAGGAGAAACAATCCCGTTTACATTCCTCCGCTAAGTTATCCACAGCTACACATACGCCTCTGCTgcgtgataaaaaaaaaaaaaaacttcacaGGGggatacgaaaaaaaaaaaaaaaaaaaaaaaaaagtcaaagGGACTGCACTACAAGTGTGCACACATAGACAGGCAGGATGTCACCCCTCTTACGTACGCCCTACTAGGGGACTCCTATTCGCACTACCCCGTACACTGCGTGTATACGCGTTTCTCCCCCACAGCGGCGTAAATTTTTAACGAAGCGTATCCTCCCTCTTGCGTGTTCTCATCTGAGTGCACGCACggggaaaaggagcaaaacaaacaaacaaacaaatgagCAGTTAAATGGGTACACGCAAAATGCGTAGCCAATGTAAAAAGGGGTCTACTTTaatgcgaaaaagaaaaaatgccacGGGGAAGTGCATTCCTCAATAGGCACTCGCGCAGGTGCGTTTCTTCCTGCGAAGCTAAACATTCAAAATGGCAGAGGTGGAGATTTAGAGGGggcaaacaaaatggggggggacgCCCCTACAGCGAAttacgcgggggggaagtgctAATTTGAATATCTCCTTCCGTTCGCCCTCTCttcacttccttttttttttttcttccctatCGCTTCCCTGTTGATGTGCACACATTTCGCGTACTTAACGTAGGGTGCAGAAATaacacaaagggggggaaataacgTGGGTGGAAGGAGGCACTAACACGTGGGCGAGGTGAAGCGGTTCGATGCGCGCCTTGGTAGACATGTACACCATCTCACGGTGATGTGGACCATCTCGTGGTGACGTGGACCATCTCGTGGTGCCTCGTCTGCGCGCATTGCTCGGCGCCCCCTCGACAGTGTAACAAAATGGGCTCCTCCTGTTGAGACGACgacggggggagaaaatccCTCTTCAAACGTACTcacatgtgcaaaaaaagaaacactaAATAATGCCGTGAGAGAAGCTATTCAAATGGGATGACCCCCCGATGAGTGTGCTTTTCAATTTGGTCCACGTGGTGGCGCCGCCTGGGATGGGAGCGGGTACCGGTGGGCATTCCCCTACGCACATAGGTACGAAGACTTGTCTCGGCAGGTGCCTTCGCCTTCTGCCGCTTATTAGCACTGGCGTGTAGAATTACACTACAGGAAAGGAGAACACTAGGGGGGTAAACAtggcacataaaaaaaaaaaaataaatacactgcaaaaatgaattgcGAACGACAAAAGGGAGTGCCTTTTGCTTAGGAGACCACTCCCCGCGCGACGAAAGCGAAGCTGGGTCTGCGTGAAACGTCGCCGCATACGCTATGCACGATGAGTGGCGCCGAGGGCCCCTTCTTCGGATTCTATTCTGACTGTGCGAGGTGAGCAACTTGCACttcaccaaaaggggaagtgagaaatgggaaaatgaaaaaagggcaaatgataaaatgtaagattggggaaaaattttaaatggggggcaacaaaaaaaaaaacgtacgcGTTGGCACGATaatgaggggggaggggctaGTTGCCTCTTCATGCGGACCTCGCATCTTGCCAAAGAGCACATCAAATTTTTGCAGcgattaaaaataataggaGTAATTTTTGCCGCGCTCATATGTATGCACTGTTGATGGGTGAGTAGGTATATGCCTGGCTGCTCgctcaccccttttttgcgccttGCCCCAGTGCGCGTCATTGCTCGCCCCGTTCCTCTTACCCCCCTTCGACTGCACCAATTTGGCAAAGGGGAACGTTTTGAAACGTGGGGAGGTGATATatgccaaaataaaaaggggaaataaagtcaaaaaaaatgaaatacccaaagggccttttttttttttttaagcaaagaaaaagaacaGAGAGGCGCAATTCTTTCCAACCCTGCGCAGGATCAattgtagcaaaaaaaaacacgttgACATCGCAGCGGCATAGGCACAATCGCGATCGCAGTTGCAATCCCAATAGCATACGCGTGCGTTGCAGCGAAGCCACCTCGTTTGGTAAAACATACGTTCAGTTCGGGTGACGCGAGATGAGAAGAAATTTTATCCGCAGCTCAGTtgcttttttaataaataggAAGGCCCACCCCCACGTATAACGCGCGgcatattattttacattcgTTGCGGAGGCGCGctggtgaattttttttttttccagatAATCTGTTGCGCTGGTGAGCGTACGGGCAGGAGGAAGGCTTGTTCTCCGCGCCGCTTGGAGGGTTCACCACagaggtgaagcggtgaggaagcgaagcggtgaagaagcgaagccTGTAGAAGCGAAAAGGCCAACTCGCTAACGTTGCCAGCCGCTCCCCCGCCACCCCACCGCTAATCACCATGTCGGTGTACATCCAGCTGACGCACGACCTGTCGGGGACGGTGACGGCCGTGACGATCGGGGACTGGATCCTGGGGATCCTGAAGCAGAAGAACATCCAGGAGTACGAAGTCTTCTTCAAGAAGTTCCTGAACATTTACCAGAAGCAGGACAAGGACTCGGAGAGCAACAACCGATCGGAAATTTTCTCCCTACTCCTATCGGCGAGCGACCTCGTGTTCGAGACCCTAGTGGAgacgaagaaaaataacaaaataaaagttataattGATAATAAGGAAAGCGTGAAAACGTTTAATGAGTTCTAcagagaagtggaagaataCTTTGTAATCCTCAtatccattttgcaattagAATTTAAGACCGTCGAAGATTTGAACAATGCGACGAACAACTTTATTATGGccattaaaaattttaatgtgtTCCCCGAATTGaggttaaaaattttgcagcTACTGTATAACTCCTTCAGCGTTAACTTCTCCTTTAGGTTTCCAACCTTCAttgccattttgcagttttcctctcaaaataatattttccattttattctCCCCTACATAAAATTCATTGACCAGTGGATTAAGGAGTGGAACATCAGCTCCAGGGAAAAGAGGCAAATCTATTTGATCATCGCCCAAGAGTTGAAGAAGCTGAAAAAGTATGAAGAATCCTTTAAGCATCTAAACAAACACGTGTATTACTTCCAGAAGGAAGCACCTGAAGTGTTGAACCACCCCACCACCGTCAATGCGAGTGTAGAACTTATTGCAGATGCTATTAACttgaataataatatttacttTCACCAGCTGCTAACATTAGATGCTATTCAAAACCTGCAGAACATTCCTGAGCACCAACCCATTTTCCACCTACTTACCATATTTTACCAATATAGTATTCATGAATTTCTAGcgtttaaaaataactacGGGGAGGAGTTCTTTTCCAAATATAGCATCGACTTGGAAGTTgcggaaaataaaatctaCCTTCTCTCCATcatctccctttttaaagaaaccAAAGTGCAAAACATCCAGTACATCTCAGAAAAGCTAAACATCAgcactttaaaaattgagaaaatcCTCGTGGCTGCTATTGGAAGTGGAGTTATAGACGCCAAGATCGACCAGATAAATAAAAGCGTTCAAATGAAGACCACCATCTTGAGGCACTTCGACGAGGCCCACTGGGAAATCCTCAACGCGCAAATTACCAAGTACATAAACAATGTGCAGAAAATCCTGGACATCACCACGTCGCGCTCGAGGCCCATGCAGGGCAAGTAGGGAGCGGTGACCCTTTCAGTTCTGCCTGCCCGCCGTTGCCCCACCTTAGGTGCATTCACCTGCTCCTTCGCAAGGTGTGCTAACTTCTCCCTTTCGTTGGATGCTTTCACCTCTCCCCTTCCCTAGGTGCACGCAcccactcctttttttttcccctttgccaaCTTAGAAACACGCTGCGCGAACGCACACGTATGCATTGTAAGTAGTGTACATGCTCCACTTGGGCTGTCCGCCCAGTGTCTGCTTCGCTCCGTTGAACGCGCTTGCGTCGCCGCGGTGGGCGAACGCCCTATTTTATAGGCCTCCTGTTCGGTCGAGTCTTTCTCAGCTACGCCGCGTAAGcgttaacaaaatggaaaaaaaaaaaaaaaaaaaaaaaaaagtagaacATGGTAACGTGGTAATAACGTGGCGCATACGGACGTGTAGGCCCAGTGGGGGCGAGCCGTCTACGCTGCCATCGTCGCGAATATGCAAGGAGAGAGGGAAGGCATAACGGCGCGCACAACTGCGCACGGAGAGGTCGGtccctcttcttctctcTCCCCGCTACTCCCCGTCAGTACACTGCAATCTTCACCTCCTTGAGGGGGTTCAAATTTTTGCTCCTCTGGTTGTTGTCGCTCAGGTACGCCTTAACTTTGTACCTCTTGTTGTGAAAatacttttccattttgacgtTCTTCCCGCTGCCGCTCCCGTGCAGGTTGCAGCCGTTGTAGTTCGCGCCTTTCACATAGGACGCGTGCAAAGAGTGCACATTATACACTTTGTTGCTGCTCTTCACATTTCCTGCATTCAAAAAGTCGTAGCTATGTTTGTTGGCATGGCTCTGTTGCTCCTGGTTAAACGGCATCATGTAGTTCTTGTTCAGGAaggctttgttttttttttttttttctacgttTTTCTTCGTAAAGTTTTGCGCGTTCTGGCTCTCCCTATTATTGTGTGCATTTCCGTTCGGCGCTCCCTTTGCGCTTTTGGGTTGGCCCTTGCCTTTGGACTTCCTGCCCTGCAGGTTCGCCGTTTGGGGGGGCGCCTCGGCGGTCGCTTCGTTGGTCGTTTCGATGCCCGCTTCGTTAACCGCTTCGTTAACCGCTTCGATGACCGCTTCGTTGGCCGCTTCGTTGGCCGCTTCGCCGGTCGCCTGCACGCCCAGCACCTCTTGCGCTCGCTCCTGCGCCGGCACCTGGTCGGCCCCCCCCGACAGGTACACCGGTATGGGGATCTGCTCCGGCTTGGGGGACCTCATATATATAGGCACGGCGAAGAacccctcttcctcctccttcttgcCTGCCCTCCTACAGTCCTCATTCCTTTGCCCGGCACACATGCCACCGCTCAAGTTGTTAAGCAGGCTGCTATTCAAACTGTTGTGTTTGCACAGCTCCATCTTCGTCGCGTGGTTTAGCAAACTGCAGCTGGTTGTAAAATTAGGATATTTGGACGTGGCGTACTTCACATAATGCCCTGCAACTCCTCCTGCGTAGCCATCGGCACCTGCAGCTAGGTCCTTCCTGCTACCAGGGTAATaatatttcccattttcggcattcctcatcatttttataatttttctccccctgctgATGTTGCTTCCGAGGTTCATTTGGTAGTAGTACTTATTGCTTCCGCAGGCCAGgcccttcttcccctttacTGCATTGCTGCTTTCTTTTGCCTTTACCGTACTGGCGCTTTCTTTAACGTGCCCACTGGCACCTGTAACCTTCGTCGATTGGGCAGCACCGCCATTCTTGCTGGCACCATTGGGGCATTTTTCCTCTGCTTCGGTTATTTTATCGCTCTTTGGTGCGTCACCACTATTGCTTGCTTCCTTTCCCTTGATGCTCTTCCCCGGTTCACTTTCCTTTGCagctttttcctcttcatggTTATTCTGCTGAGCCGGGTCGTCGTTACGGGCGGGTTGATTCTCCTTCACCCCCGCTGCGCTCGTGGCACCTTTCTTAGACAAATCTGGTTTGCTCCTTTTGGTAATTTTCTTcgcattttcattttcgctctccattttggggcCTTCTGAGGGTCCTTTCGCGGGATCGACACTCGTGGTGGCGCCTTTCTTCTCCGCCGGCTTCGCcatctcctccttctcctcctcctcctcctcctcctcctcctcctcatcatggGAGTTATTCTTAACATCCTTCAGCAGCAAATTAAACAGCTCCTGCGTGGACGTAAATTTGAACCCgtccttcacctttttggCCTTCCCGCTGGCACCTtcgccttcctttttctttttgatcTTTTGTTCGACGCAATCTTTGGCGCCTTCCCGCTCATTTTCTTTtgccttctccttcttcttctttttctgctgcTCCTTTTGCGGCTCCTTCGGCGACTCCttttgctgctccttctGCTCCGCTTCCTCCATTGCGCCCTTGCCCTTTCCTTCTTCGTTGCTCGCCGCCTCGATTGGTCTCTTAAGTATTTTTATGATGCACTTTTTCCTGCcggtttcctttttcttgtctCTGCTTTCGACTTCGTCCTTTTCCGTTTCCTTCTCTGCCTTTCGCTTCTTGCCTTCCGTTTTGCTTTCTGCCTTTCCTTctgcttttccttcttcttttccttctacTTTGCCTGGCCCGTTGGCCTCCTTCGCGGGGTCGCCTACAGGAACCTCCTCCTTATGCTGCGCTGCCACTTCCCCCTGCTGCGCCTCGTAGTGGTTCCCCTTCCTATAATTGTGCAGCTTGTAGTAGTAGTTATACCCCCTGTACTTATTGCTGTACCCGTAGTAGTTATTATTTCTCCTCCTGCCGACGTAGTCCTTTCCGTAGTACATCCCTATGGACATGTTCTTTGGCTTCTTGTACACGTCTACCATGGTGGCTGGCTGCTTTTTCGttctgctattttttttgctctgttttgctatttttttgctctgtTTAGctagttttttttggtttttttttcccgtttggaTGTCCTCTTCCGGCGTGGGGTTAACGGGGCACTGATTGGCTCCTCTCCAATAGTCGCGTTTGTGCGTACAATAAATAGGCAACGAAATTGATTGAGAGGTGATTGGTGAGAGGTCCTCCTGGCTGGTGCGTAACTGATTGCTTGATGAGTGGATAGGCGCGGTCCACGCGAATGCGATGCGCACACACTTGGGGttgagaataaaaaaagggatagggggggaaacaaactCCACAAGTGTGGCCTCGAACttcactttaaaaaatgtgcatccgcgttcttctccttcgcgttcttcttctgcttctgcttcttcttctgcttctgcttcttcttctccttcgagTTCTCCTTCGAGTTCTCCTCCTCCCGTCGTCTTCAAAATGACTTAATTATTAAagtttaattattaaaatttatttaaaaacaaagggcgaaaaaaaaaaaaaaaaaacaaaaaaatggtaaataaAGGGTGCGTTGAAACTCACGAACGGGGTACAACACATACCGCGCGCGCGCTTGCACCAGGGGTATGATGCGTACTTATCGTGGAGTCACTTGCCACACCTGCGTGGGTTGCCACAGAGTGAGCGCCGACGGGCAGACAACACacaaatgtaaatgtatatgtacatgcatatgtggAGTGCACCCATGTAGGCATGCATTCAATCTCTGCGCAGCTCCCAAAGATGGTGGCTTAAACTCCTTTACTTGTAACTACTCACGCAAATACACTTGTAGGGaagtagtaaaaaaatagaagagcGCTCTCCCCCTGCAAGTTGCACAACTGCGAAGGGGTACGTAGAAGCAACTCCTCACCCTGCGATTTGCTCCTGCACAAAATGGGCTCACTCACGTGCAGGTATAAACTCGCACTGTATAAAcgaaatgaaacaaaaaaagtgaatgcAGCAGGGCAGGCGTGGATATGGTATACGCAAACGAAACACTCATgtaaaaggtttttttttttttttttttttcttttattttgacTCTCTTTTCCCTTCGCGATGCTCATAAAATCGTAGAGGCTCTTTTCTTAGATAAGCTTGTCAACGCTTTAtcccatttaaaaaaaaaaaatgaaacatttaaatagtaaaataaaaatgggcactATGTAAACATGTATGCATTACACACGGgtggttgaaaaaaaaaaaaaaaaaaaaaaaggaaacaccCCGTGGTGGGAACCTTC
Above is a genomic segment from Plasmodium vivax chromosome 5, whole genome shotgun sequence containing:
- a CDS encoding hypothetical protein (encoded by transcript PVX_090005A), with the translated sequence MAAQHKEEVPVGDPAKEANGPGKVEGKEEGKAEGKAESKTEGKKRKAEKETEKDEVESRDKKKETGRKKCIIKILKRPIEAASNEEGKGKGAMEEAEQKEQQKESPKEPQKEQQKKKKKEKAKENEREGAKDCVEQKIKKKKEGEGASGKAKKVKDGFKFTSTQELFNLLLKDVKNNSHDEEEEEEEEEEEKEEMAKPAEKKGATTSVDPAKGPSEGPKMESENENAKKITKRSKPDLSKKGATSAAGVKENQPARNDDPAQQNNHEEEKAAKESEPGKSIKGKEASNSGDAPKSDKITEAEEKCPNGASKNGGAAQSTKVTGASGHVKESASTVKAKESSNAVKGKKGLACGSNKYYYQMNLGSNISRGRKIIKMMRNAENGKYYYPGSRKDLAAGADGYAGGVAGHYVKYATSKYPNFTTSCSLLNHATKMELCKHNSLNSSLLNNLSGGMCAGQRNEDCRRAGKKEEEEGFFAVPIYMRSPKPEQIPIPVYLSGGADQVPAQERAQEVLGVQATGEAANEAANEAVIEAVNEAVNEAGIETTNEATAEAPPQTANLQGRKSKGKGQPKSAKGAPNGNAHNNRESQNAQNFTKKNVEKKKKNKAFLNKNYMMPFNQEQQSHANKHSYDFLNAGNVKSSNKVYNVHSLHASYVKGANYNGCNLHGSGSGKNVKMEKYFHNKRYKVKAYLSDNNQRSKNLNPLKEVKIAVY
- a CDS encoding hypothetical protein, conserved (encoded by transcript PVX_090000A) → MSVYIQLTHDLSGTVTAVTIGDWILGILKQKNIQEYEVFFKKFLNIYQKQDKDSESNNRSEIFSLLLSASDLVFETLVETKKNNKIKVIIDNKESVKTFNEFYREVEEYFVILISILQLEFKTVEDLNNATNNFIMAIKNFNVFPELRLKILQLLYNSFSVNFSFRFPTFIAILQFSSQNNIFHFILPYIKFIDQWIKEWNISSREKRQIYLIIAQELKKLKKYEESFKHLNKHVYYFQKEAPEVLNHPTTVNASVELIADAINLNNNIYFHQLLTLDAIQNLQNIPEHQPIFHLLTIFYQYSIHEFLAFKNNYGEEFFSKYSIDLEVAENKIYLLSIISLFKETKVQNIQYISEKLNISTLKIEKILVAAIGSGVIDAKIDQINKSVQMKTTILRHFDEAHWEILNAQITKYINNVQKILDITTSRSRPMQGK